The Candidatus Methylomirabilis tolerans nucleotide sequence GATGAGTCCGTCTCTTCGCAGTGGCCGTTCTGTCATCGTGCGCATTCGAATCGCTGTCGTTCCGAAAGACCGCTTGGCGATCATTCCCTCGTTGCGTCACATGATACGGGTAGCCGAACGCAACGGTTCGGGTAATCCGTGGTACGACCATGATCGTAAACACCACGAATTGTCAGGATAATAGTATCTGTCCCTATTTTGTACACCATTTCTTCCTGCGCAGGCCGGTTTCATGGTATCATTGTTACAATTGAATCGTAAGTCTATACAGGCCGGCTGCGAGAATACAAATGAGTTTTACCGCAACAACCTATCCGCATATCACGCTCAGGGACGACGGAATGACCGTCATCGCCGGTTCCACCATGAAGGTCGCCGAGCTTGTCGCAGAAGTGCAGGCGTATGGCTGGAGTCCTGAAGAGCTTCACTTTCAGCATCCTCATCTCTCTCTGGGGCAGATCCACTCCGCCTTAGCCTACTACTGGGATCACAAGGACACCCTGGATCGCGAACTCGCTCAGGCGCTCCGGGAAGCAGATGAGCACCGCGCAGTCGCCGGCCCATCGGCATTCTCTCGCATCCGGTCCTAAGGTCATCCGTAGTGCCCCTTTCTCTCTACACCGACGTTCACATTCCGCGTGCGATTGTGTTCGGCCTCCGACTCCGCGGCGTCGATGTGCTTACCGCCCAAGACGATCACGCCTCCAGCTTTACCGATCCGGTCTTGCTGGATCGCGCCACCAGCCTGGGACGCGTGCTTTTCTCCTTTGACACCGACCTGCTCAAAGAAGCCGCGCGACGCCAACGTGAACAGATACCGTTTGCCGGTTTGGTGTACGCCCACCCCGCTCGCATCTCAATCGGCGACTGCATCAACTATCTGGAATTGATCGCCACGGCTGGAGAGTCAGC carries:
- a CDS encoding DUF433 domain-containing protein, producing the protein MSFTATTYPHITLRDDGMTVIAGSTMKVAELVAEVQAYGWSPEELHFQHPHLSLGQIHSALAYYWDHKDTLDRELAQALREADEHRAVAGPSAFSRIRS
- a CDS encoding DUF5615 family PIN-like protein, which gives rise to MPLSLYTDVHIPRAIVFGLRLRGVDVLTAQDDHASSFTDPVLLDRATSLGRVLFSFDTDLLKEAARRQREQIPFAGLVYAHPARISIGDCINYLELIATAGESADIVNRVEFLPL